One Nicotiana tomentosiformis chromosome 4, ASM39032v3, whole genome shotgun sequence genomic window carries:
- the LOC138909525 gene encoding uncharacterized protein has protein sequence MGVNENDLTKQEIESVLVKKFGETLTKGALTWYSLLPENYIDSFVELADLFIKAHLGAQKVEKRMEDIFKVKQGDTELLREFVDRFQCERMLLPRVPDNWAPMAFASNLNEKSLEATRRLKESL, from the coding sequence ATGGGAGTAAACGAAaatgatttaaccaagcaggAGATTGAATCTGTGCTGGTCAAAAAGTTTGGAGAAACACTTACTAAAGGAGCGTTAACATGGTACtctcttttacctgaaaattATATTGACTCTTTTGTTGAGCTTGCAGatctatttataaaagcacactTAGGTGCACAAAAAgttgaaaagagaatggaggatATATTCAAAGTAAAGCAAGGAGATACAGAATTGCTTCGAGAATTCGTAGACAGATTCCAATGTGAAAGAATGTTGCTACCAAGAGTACCTGACAATTGGGCACCTATGGCATTTGCAAGCAATTTAAACGAGAAAAGTTTAGAAGCTACGAGGAGGCTTAAAGAGAGCCTATGA
- the LOC104118339 gene encoding protein GOLVEN 11-like: MLPITRILCLLVLLILIAHILPNTTSYQGELSIGGGANKRRNSAPNREANTGVELEAAMTRGNKMKGSQKEDINIAATKQERVGLNVNVKGEQIMSRRPLSQSGGKKERAEFVAFTADYKSPRHHPPRHN, encoded by the exons ATGCTACCTATTACTAGGATTTTATGCTTACTAGTACTCCtaatcttaattgctcatattctCCCAAACACGACTTCTTACCAAG GAGAACTGAGTATAGGTGGTGGTGCAAATAAAAGACGCAATTCAGCACCAAATAGAGAG GCAAATACTGGTGTAGAACTTGAAGCAGCTATGACAAGAGGAAACAAAATGAAAGGATCCCAAAAAGAAGATATTAATATTGCAGCAACCAAGCAAGAGAGGGTGGGTTTAAATGTAAATGTAAAAGGTGAACAAATTATGAGCAGACGTCCACTCTCGCAATCTGGAGGGAAGAAAGAAAGGGCTGAATTTGTTGCATTTACAGCAGATTATAAATCGCCAAGGCATCACCCTCCAAGGCACAACTGA
- the LOC138909526 gene encoding uncharacterized protein gives MHSILDTHGVAFALIDPKPTEATSIQMDQWVHANKMARIRTPSSAGHGAGRGTNRVEKENKGCDEREASDLRKKAKIGGSFSGGFDENRRAGSQGQQQQGSQTGTHLSSQSTYKPHYRQGTRGPSSSGHRNSGKIYATTPVCQTCGAIGIGNKGRGAGDRATVNQGHGNTGRGQARVFAFTRQDAQASNVVVTSILSVCSFDALALIDPGSTHSYVSSYFILRFSRQPELLNDPFLVSTPVGESLLAEYVYRACQIQVEGRDTLADLILSSCYAIVDCHAKLVKFEIPNEPSFVLKGGQVPETYKVVSFMKAQRLLKKGCLGLLAIVNDTRKETVSIENVPIVREFSDVFPEDLPGLPPV, from the exons ATGCATTCTATTTTGGATACGCATGGAGTTGCTTTTGCACTTATTGATCCTAAGCCAACTGAAGCAACTTCCATTCAGATGGATCAATGGGTTCATGCTAATAAG ATGGCTAGGATACGCACACCCTCATCTGCTGGACATGGTGCTGGACGTGGTACTAACCGGGTGGAG AAAGAAAACAAGGGATGTGACGAGCGTGAAGCTAGTGATTTACGTAAGAAGGCCAAGATAGGGGGATCTTTTAGTGGCGGTTTTGATGAAAATCGCAGAGCAGGAAGTCAGGGACAGCAGCAACAGGGTTCTCAGACAGGGACACACTTGTCTTCACAGTCCACATACAAGCCACATTACAGACAGGGTACTAGGGGACCATCATCATCTGGACATCGTAATTCTGGGAAGATATATGCCACTACTCCAGTCTGTCAGACTTGTG GTGCTATAGGTATAGGAAACAAAGGTCGAGGTGCTGGAGATCGTGCTACTGTGAATCAAGGACATGGGAATACTGGTAGAGGACAGGCGCGAGTTTTTGCATTTACTAGACAGGATGCTCAGGCCTCGAATGTTGTGGTTACAAGTATTCTTTCTGTCTGTTCATTTGATGCACTTGCGttgattgatccgggatctactcacTCCTATGTGTCCTCGTACTTTATTTTGAGGTTTAGTAGACAACCTGAGCTATTGAATGATCCTTTTCTAGTTTCTACTCCTGTTGGAGAGTCTCTATTAGCTGAATACGTGTATCGTGCTTGCCAGATTCAGGTTGAGGGTAGAGATACTCTAGCTGACCTTATT TTATCTTCTTGCTATGCTATCGTCGATTGTCATGCAAAGCTAGTTAAGTTTGAGATACCAAACGAACCTAGTTTTGTTCTAAAAGGGGGTCAGGTTCCAGAGACTTACAAAGTTgtatcttttatgaaggctcaacgacTTCTGAAGAAAGGTTGCTTGGGTCTCTTAGCTATTGTAAATGACACAAGAAAGGAAACAGTTAGTATAGAAAATGTACCAATAGTGAGAGAgttttctgatgtatttcctgagGATTTACCAGGATTGCCTCCAGTATGA